Proteins found in one Camelus bactrianus isolate YW-2024 breed Bactrian camel chromosome X, ASM4877302v1, whole genome shotgun sequence genomic segment:
- the TIMM8A gene encoding mitochondrial import inner membrane translocase subunit Tim8 A — protein sequence MDSSSSSSATGLGSVDPQLQHFIEVETQKQRFQQLVHQMTELCWEKCMDKPGPKLDSRAEACFVNCVERFIDTSQFILNRLEQTQKSKPVFSESLSD from the exons ATggattcctcctcctcttcctccgcGACGGGTTTGGGCTCGGTCGACCCGCAGCTGCAGCATTTCATAGAAGTGGAGACTCAGAAGCAGCGCTTCCAGCAGCTGGTGCACCAGATGACGGAACTTTGTTGG GAAAAGTGCATGGACAAGCCTGGGCCAAAGTTGGACAGTCGGGCTGAGGCCTGTTTTGTGAACTGCGTTGAGCGCTTCATTGATACAAGCCAGTTCATCTTGAATCGACTGGAACAGACCCAGAAATCCAAGCCAGTCTTCTCAGAAAGCCTTTCTGACTGA